The segment TCCTCGATCTGCTCCGCCCTGAGGATCGAATAGAACGCCCAGGTCCTGATGATGTCGTGGGACTGGGGCCTGAGGCTCATGGGGAAAAGCTTCTTGTGGAGCTCCTCGTCCCTGCCCCAGAATGTGTTGTAAAGAGAGGAACCGGAAGAATCCATCCATGTGTCGAACACATCAGGGCATCCGATGAGCTTCCCGCCGCATTTCGGGCACTTCTCCACCGGAGGAGCGTCGAAAACGGGATCGACATAGCACTGCTCCTCGGTGGCGCAGATGGCATGCCCGCAGGATTCGCATTCCCAGATTGGGATCGGAGTGGCGAAGACCCTCTGCCTGCTGAGGACCCAATCCCATTCCAAGGAGTTGGTCCAATCGCGGAGCCTGGTCTTCATGAATTCAGGATGCCAACCGATCTCGTCGGCCCTCTTGAGGATGGCGTCTTTGAATGAAGTGGTCTTGAGGAACCACTGGGGAACCTGAAGAAATTCGATGGGCGTGTGGCATCTCCAGCAGATGGAGACCTGCTGGGGGTTGTCCTCCTGCTTCACGAGAAGGCCGGCAGCGCGGAGATCTTCGATCGCGGCTTCCCTCGCCTCGAGAACCGGCATGCCTGCGTACTTCCCGGAGAGTTCGGTCATCTTCCCGCTCTCGTCGATGCCTTTCTCCATGGGGAGACGGTATTTCATGACCCACATGAGGTCGTCCTTGTCCCCGATGGTGCATATCATCACGTTTCCGGTTCCGTAGTCGAGCTTGACGGCGGGATCGGAGATGACTTTGACCCTCCTCCCATAAAGCGGAGTGATGAGCTCCTTGCCGACGAGATGGGCTTTCTCCTTGTCCTCAGGGTTGACGGCGACGACCTTGCATGTGCAGAGCAGCTCAGGCCTTGTGGTCGCGACGAGAACGTAATCGTCCTCCTTGCCGGAATCGGCGACCATGAATTTGATGTAATTCAGCTTGTTTACGTTGTCCCTATACTCGACTTCCGCGTCGGCGAGGGCGGTCATGCACCCGGGGCACCAATTGACGGGGAAGTTCGCCTTGTACACGAGACCCCTTTTGAAAAGATTCACGAAGGAAAGCTGGGTGATCTTCCTGTAATATGGAGCGTCAGTCTGGTAATAGATGCTGGGATCCATGGACTCCCCGAGCATCTTGAAGTCCTCGGTCATCTGCGCGATGAAACCGTTGGCATACTCCTCGCACAGCCTCCTGTATTCCTGCCTGGGAGTGTCGAGCTTGGTGATGTGGTGCTTCTTCTCCACCTTGACCTCTATAGGAGTCCCGTTGACGTCGAAGCAAAGGGGGAAGAACACGTTGTAGCCTCTCATCCTCCTGAAGCGGGCGGCGAAATCGATCAGAGAATACCCTGTGGCGTGCCCGAGATGGAGCGGCCCGGAAGTATACCTGGGGGGATTGTCGATGCTGAACACGGGCTTATCGGATTTGGGGTCGAAACGGTAGACCGCCTCCGAATCCCACATATCCTGCCAGCGTTTCTCTATGGAAGCTGAGTCGTACTGTGCCATGACTAACGGCCATGCATTATTGAAAACATATATAATGGGTGTCAAAAAGAGCGGATGGCTGCGCCAGAGCTCGGATTCAGCTGTGCGGACTGTCCTTCCATCTTCAAACTCATAAAGATGCTGCGCCCTCGGTATCTCATCCTTAATCTGATACCTTCAACTTCGCATAAAGGAGCATCGCAATACCCTTTTCCTCAAAATAATGTCAATAATGAGCATTGAAATGTTCTTTTTCGATAAGACTGCATATTATCTGTAAAAAGGGGTTTGGGGCATTTCAGCCCCTTTTATTCAGGATACGAGATATAACTTCGGAGCAGCTCCCGAGAACTCATGGCCTTTCAGCGTCTCCGGGGATGCCGTCAGCTTCGACTTCCCATCGTAGAATGACAGCCCATAAAACGCATAAGGGCCCATGCTATCCAGATTCCCGCCGAATTCTATGCTTTGAAGCGAATAGCAATTGGCGAAAGCTTTCATGCCAATGGATTCCACATTCTTCAAATCTGCCGAGACCAAAGTGCCGCATTTGTAGAATGCTTTGTCCGCGATGGATGCCACCGAAATCTCCCATCCCTTGTATACCACTGAAGAGGGAGCGACAGAAACCGCATCCGAATATCCGGTAATAGATGCCTTGCGGAAATCAGCGGAGATAATTGTATAGTCCAGCCCATCGACCGAGAACTGCTCGCCATCAATGAGATCCTCCAGCATGCAAAGGGCCTTGCCCGATTCGACGTACGTATGTCCACGGAGCTTCAGGGTATGTTCCATCACATTCCCATTGAAATCTTTGAAAGTAATCCCGTAGAAAGCATTGGGCCCTATATATATCAGAGATTTAGACAGATACACGTTCTCCAGGGATTTGCATCCGCTGAAAGCACTCTTCCCTATCTTCCTTACCCCATCCTCAACCGTGAGATCCTTTAGATTGATGCAGTTGAAGAAAGCGTACTCGCTTACCACGGAGATATTGCTGGGGATCGTCAGAGATGTCAGCCCATTGCAGTACGGGAACGCCTTGAATCCCACAGAAGCCACGGTGGAAAGATCTACGCTGGACACCCCGTTGTTATTGTAGAAGGCGTTAGTTCCTATGACCGCCCCATGGCCGATGAAGCGTATGTCCTTCATGTTCTTGCACGCGCTGAATGCGCTGGCTTCCAGAACGACGTCGTCCCCGGGTATAGTGATAGAGGTCAGACCGCAGCTGAAGAACGCGTAGCTTCCGATTTTCTTGAGGGTGCTGGGTATGGATATGTCTGTAAGGGACTGGCAATAGGAGAATGATTTCAGCCCGACGGATTCAACTAACCCCAGGCTCACAGATTCCAAGGATGTGCACCTGTAGAACGCATAGCTTCCTATAGTCTTCACCGAAGCCGGTATGGTCACATGCTTCAGATCTGCGCAGCCGTAGAATGCCTTGCTCGCGATGGACGTCACGGGATACCCATTGTATTCCGACGGGATCGCGACGATATCCCTGGCTCCGGCATATCCTGCTCCGAATCCGTTCAGGATGGCCTCGCCATCCCTCACGGAATAGGAAAGCTCCGAATCGCTGGAGTACAGCTTGCCGTCTCCGGAGCCCGCGAATGTATGGCCCGGAAGGGAACCGTAATCGAGCAGAGACGTTCCCGCGTAGAATTCCAGTCCGTAGAACGCATATGCCCCTATCGGCCCCACGGAATCCCCGATCGCAATATAAGACAGAGAAACACAGTTGTCGAAAGCGCCGATCCCAATGGGTCCCGCGGAGTCCCCGATCGTCAGGGAAGCCAGAGAACCGCATTCGGAAAATGCCCAGTCGCCAATCGATGCGACGGATGAGGGGATAGCGGCGGATACCAGAGAACCGCATCCGAAGAACGCATAGCTCCCGATGGACGCTACGGAATCGGGGATGCCCACAGATGCCAGATGATCGCAGCGGAAGAACGCGCGGATGCCGATCAATCCGACGGATGAGGGGATTTCGTACACATAATCCTGCTTTCCGGCCGGATAGGCTATCAGCAGAGTCTTGTCTTTGTCGAAAAGGACGCCGTCGGACGAGCTGTACTTCGCGTTCTCCTGATCCACCGCTATCGATTCCAGAGAAGAGCAGCCGCAGAATGCGCCGTCTCCGATGGACTCCGCGGAACAGGGTATGTCGACGGACGCCAAAGAGACGCAATCGGAAAATGCCCATGCCCCGATGCGTGCCACCGAACTCCCGAAGGACACGGACTCCAGCAAATCGCATCCGTAGAACGCATAATCGCCTATGCGCCCGACGGAATTTCCGATTGACACGGATTCCAAAGAATCGCAGCCGGAGAACGCATAATCGCCTATGGAATCCGCGGAATCCGGTATGGCCAGGGATTTTATGGGGGTACCTACGAACGACTGTTCGCCGATGGATACGACATGCCCTGGAATCGAAATCGATCCCAGGTTTGAGCAACCGAAGAACGCATAGCTCCCTATAGATACTATGGAATCTGGCATCGAAATCGTTCTGAGATATGAACATCCGAAGAACGCATAGCTCCCTATGGAAGTCACCTGATCTTCTATGGTCACAGATTTGATGCGATTGTCCGCCCAGGGGGAATTGATCGAGTAATCGTCCATCGGCCCTGAGCCCGATATGACCAAATTTCCGCTTCTATCAAGATTCCAAGACAGGTTTTCTCCGCAGGTTCCTGACGACGAAGCATCATACTCATCGAACAGAGGGGACATCGGTATCATGGCGGCGGCCGCGATCAGCATCAGCGCCAAGACCGCCAGCATCCCGGGGCCGTTGCGTCTCGAGGCATGGCCGCCGCTGGAGGATGGAATGCGAGTTCCTCCCTCCTCCAGACCTCCGGAATGATCGGGAAAGGGAGCGATCGATTTGATTGCCATATGCAAACCTCATATAACATGCGCTAGAACCGCATATAACATGCATATAGGATCAGGAAATAAAAAATGCTCCTGGACTCTGTGCGGAACAGATTGGAATCATACCTCGGACAATTCAAAAACATAGTGGTGGCGGGAACTAAGAAATGGCTTGAGGCTGAAAAGCTTCCACCATTCTGACGGTTCGCAGCACCCGATTATCTCCTTATTTACCGCAGCAAGAACCCGCCCCATCCTCACTGATAAATATGGAACGCGACGTTTCTTAGCACGCACTCCGGGGGTGTGGGACAATCGCATCGGAAGGAAAGATAAAAGTGGAGGTTTGGCGCCCCGCGAATTACATCATATTCGTCAGGGTCAACCCCAAAGTGATCGTCGACGGCGCAGAAGTGGGCAAAATCAAGAACGGAGAGAGCATATTCTTCGAGACGACCCCTGGAGAGCATGAGATCCAGGTCAAGGCGCTCACCACGGCCAACTACAAAGCCAAACTCGACCTTCATGAAGGAAGCATCATTAAGGTCGGAACTGACGTCGTGGGCTGGCTCCTGGAGGCCGTGGAATCCAAATCCTGATCCGGCGCGCCGCGACATAGTATTCTTCAAGAGATAATCAAGACCGAAGACCGGTCTACAAAATGTTTGGTTGGAATCCGAAGACTCCAACCATATGTGCTGAGCACATAATTAAATAGAGGGCCTGAAAGCCCATTAAATTCAGGACTCCAGATAAAGCTTCGGCACTATTCCGGAGAACGAATGCCCGCTCAAAGACTCGGGAGACAAAGAAATCTTGGTATCCCCATCGTAGAACGACAGACCGTAGAAGGCATATGCTCCGATTGATTCCAAATCATGCCCAAATTCTACACTTCTTATTGATGAACAATTGGCGAATGCTTTCATGCCTATGGACTTGACATTACTCAGATCCGCAACTCTCAAGGTTTCGCAGCCGTAAAATGCCTTATCCGCGACAGATGTCACCGAAATCGACACTCCGTTATATGTCACATTTGCGGGTACCGAGAGTACTGATCCGCTGAATCCGGTAACACAGACCTCAAGATCAACTACAGAGGTTACGCAGTAATCGAGACCGTCCAAAGAGAACCTATCTCCGACCGCGAGCCCTCCAGTCATCCTTAAAATCTTTCCGGAGCCTGCGAACGAGTTTCCGCCAAGAGTCTCAGGAGACACCGCGAGTTTTGACTTGCCGTCATAAAACGACAGACCGTAGAACGCGTAAGCACCCAGAGAAGAGAGAACGGTGCCAAACTCTACACTTTCTAACGAGAGGCAATTAGCAAAGGCTTTCATGCCAATTGACTTCACATTGACTAAATTTGCGGTCTTCAGAGTTTCGCAGCCATAAAACGCCTTATCTGCGACAGATGTCACAGACACGTCCCATCCTTTGTAAATAACGGATGATGGAATGTCAGTGACCTTACCGCGATACCCGATTATGGAAGCCTCGTGGGACTCGGCTGACGTGATCTCCAAATCCAGATTGCCAACAGAGAACGCTTCTCCGTCAATAAGCTCGGCAGTCATGCGCAGAACCTTTCCAGATCCAACGTACAAATGCCCACGGAGCTTAAGGTTCTGATCCATCGTCTTCCCATCGATCCCAATAAACTTCACACCATGGAACGCGTTGGTCCCTATGTACGTCAAAGATCCGGGGAGGGTCACACTTTCAAGACCTGTACACCCGCTGAATGCACTCTTTCCGATTTTTCTAACCCCTTCCTCGACTATGAGCTCCTTCAAATTAACACAATTGAAGAAAGCGTACTCGCTCACGACAGATACGTTGCTCGGGATTGTCACAGATGTGAGCCCGTAGCAGTACGGGAACGACTTGAACCCTACTTGAGCTACCGTCAAGAGATCTACGCTGGAAACACCATTGTTATTATAGAACGCGTTGGTCCCTATGACAGTGCCGTGGCCTGTAAAGCGTATTTCGCTCATGTTTTTGCATGCGCTGAATGCGCTGGCTTCGAGGATGACATCATCCCCAGGTATCGTAATCGATGTCAGGCCGCAACTGAAGAATGCATAGCCCCCGACTCTCTTGAGAGTCGTTGGCAACTGGATATCCTTCAAGGACTGGCAGTAAGAAAACGATTTCAAACCCACTGACTCCACAGATCCGAGACCGATGAATTCTAAGGAGGAACACTTATAGAATGAGTAATTCCCTATGCTTCTCACAGAGTCTGGGATGAATGCCTGCTTTAGATTTTCGCATCCATAAAATGCCTTATCAGCTATGAAGGTTACAGGATACCCACAGTATTTCGATGGGACCCTAAGCGTTTCCTTGGGGCCTACATAATCTGAGCCGAAGCCATTCAACGTAGCCTCACCATTCTTCACAGAAGTGGAGAACAAAGAACCCCTATCGTACAGTTTTCCATCTCCAGATCCTGTGAACATATGTCCGGAGAGAGAACTGCAATCCAGCTGATCTGCTCCTCTGTAGAAACTCACTGAAAATGCCGTGTCCTGGATGGAAATCAAAGAATCTGGTACGAATACCGACATCAACGATTCACAATAATAGAACGCTTTGTCCCCGATGGACATTACAGAATTCCCTATTGAGAGATACATCAATAATTCACAATAGGCGAACGAATAACTTCCAATCGAAGTCACGGAGTCCGGAATAGATATCGACAGCAAGGATTCGCAGTCGTAGAAAGCCCAATCCCCTATGGAAATCACGGAATCCGGAATGATTATTGAAGCAAGGGATATACATCTGCTGAATACAGAGTCACCAAGAGACGTTACATAACGCGAGATCTCCACGGATTTCAGGGAATCACAGCCAGAAAACGCATTATCTCCTATGGATGCCACGAAATCGGGAATGACTATTGATTGCAGGGAGTCGCAATTTCCGAACGCATATTCCCCTAAGGATGTCACAGAATCAGGTATAGATATCGAAGACAGGGATTCACAGCTGTAAAAAGCCCAATTCCCGATGGATGTCACGGAATCGGGGACATTTACTGAAACCAAGGATGTGCACCCATCAAATACTGAGTCACCAATGGACGTCACATAACGCGGAATATCCAAAGATTTCAGGGAATCACAGCCAGAAAAAGCACCACTTTCTATAGATGTCACGGAATCGGGAATGGATATAGACGACAGAGACTCGCAATTTCCGAACGCATGTTTCCCTAACGATGTCACGGAATCAGGTATAGATATCGACGATAGGGAGCCACAATTGTAAAAGGCCCAATTCCCGATGGATGTCACGGAATCGGGGACATTTACTGAAACCAAGGATGTGCACCCATCAAATACTGATGAACCGATGGACGTCACTGAATGTGATATTTCCAATGATTCTAAGGATATACATTCAGAAAACGCACTGCTTCCAATGTCGATCACAGAATCAGGAATGGATATGGAAGAGAGGGATTCGCAACCACTAAACGCACTGCTCCCAATCGAGGTCACGGAATTCGGAATAACTACTGATGCCAGAGATGAACACCCATTAAACGCATAACTGCCAATAGTTTTTACCGATTCAGGCATTATTAAAGATGATAATGAAGTACAATTCTCGAATGAACAAAAATCTATTTCCGTTACCGATTTACCTAAACTTACAGATTCCAAATTTTTACAGTTATAAAAAGCATAATCATCGATTAACGTTACAAAATCCGGAATTATAACTGACATCAAGGATTCGCAACCAGAAAATGCATTGCTTCCGATGGACATCACTGTGATCGGAATCACATATTCGCTGTCCTGCTTTCCGATAGGGTATTTTTTCAGAGTGATTCTGTCTTTATCGAAAAGAACGCCGTCTAATGAGCTATATTTTGTATTCTTAGGGTCAACGAATATAGACGTCATTGATGTGCAATCAGAGAAAGCATCCGACCATATGTATGTAACAGAATCGGGTATGGTCACGGATGCCAGAGATGTGCAGCCTGAAAACGCCAACCACCCGATTTCTGTCAAAGAATCGGGCAGCACCAGCGATGATAAAAGAGTGCATCCGTAAAAAGCACGGCTTCCAACAGAAGTTACCCCATTTTCAATGGTTACTGTCTTTATGCTTTGTCCCCAGGGAATAGAATCAGAATAGCTGTAATCCACCATCTCTCCTGATCCGGAAATGGTTAAATTGCCGCTATCGTCAAGATACCAAGTAACATTATCTCCGCAAGTTCCAGTTGATGTGGCGTCGACCGAGTCCGCCAAAACCAACATCCCACCTGCAATGGCTAATAAAGCCATCACCAGACAACATTTATAATCCGTCATCAGACTAAATCTCCTTTCAAGAGTGCGATTATTGGAATGCTTCCGCCTCTCCGCATATTTCGGAACATGCAGATACCGAAACATCATGGTTGGGCATCATATGCAATCCTCATATCGCAAATAAATAGCTGCTAATGCAGCGCAATCAAAATTAAACTAAAAACGTCCGGAGCCCGAAGGCCCCGCGACAGAATGGTTTTGGGGGCAGAGCCCCCCGGGACCTCACTTCTTCCTCTTGCGGAAGGTGACCTTGGAGTCCTTCATGTTGATGACGGAATCCTCTAGCTTCTTGATCAGGCTGGAGCAGGTCTGCACCAGATCCCATCCGACCTCCTTGGAGAGGACGGCGGTTCCGTTGATGAACAGCCTCGCGCTGACGCTGTACTTGTAGGATCCGCCGACGTCGTTGTATCTGGATACGTGCATCGTCAGGGATTCCGGCTTGTATATCTTGGAGATCTTCGACACCATCGCCTCTATGTCGGCGTAGATGGGCTCCACCATGTGCTTCTCATCGTCCTCCAATCCGCTGATCTGCACGAAGAGCATATCCCTCTCCCTGCACGCGGATATGAGCTCCAATATGTCGAACTCGGTGATTATACCGACCAGGTTCCTTCCTTCCACCACCGGCAGCGAGGAGAACTTGTTCTCGACCATGAGGTCGACGGCCTCGGCAATGTCGCAATCCCATTCGATGACGGTAGCCGAGGTGGTCGCGATGGATTCCACGGTAATCTGGGAGCGGGAGCTCTTCTCCAAATCTGCGATGGACTTGTTCTCCTTCTTCCAGTTGTTGTCGATGATCTCTCTCATCCCGACTATTCCGGTGACGTGGTTCTGATCGTCGACCACTGGCACCGACCTGTAATCCTCGCGGATCATCAGGTCCAAAGCGTCGTCCATGAGATCGTTGACCTTGACGGATTGCACCGGGTTGCTCATTATCTCCCAGACCTTGATCTCCTTCAGGGCGCGTATGTCCCTGACAATCTCTATCAGCCTGTTCCTCTCGATTATGCCCACGATCTTCTTCCCGCTCAGAATCGGGAGCTGCCTGCAGTTGTTGGTGACTATCAGCTCTGCGATCCTGGTTATCTCCATGTCAGCGGTGACCGCCGGGAAATTGCGTATCAGGCCCTTGACCTTCGCATCCAAAGATAGACTCTTCTTTCTGAGTATCGATGAATAGCTCACCATACCCAACAATTCGCCCTGGTCGACCACGGGAACGTCCTGGTATCTGGTCTTCTTCATAACCGAAAGCACATCTGCGATGCGGTCCTCCGGCGAGACCACCGGGAAGTCCTCGGACATGATCCTCTCGACGGAGATTCCGTCGATCTGCGACCTGAGCATAGAAAGCTTCTTGAGATCTTCTAGGTCCTTAACAGCCATGTCTTGCACCTCTGGATAAGAAATCGGTTGGATGGGAATTTAATACTTGTCGATGGAATCGCATCGGGGAAGACTGGGAGGGAAGGGCCATTCATCCATCCCCATAAAAATGATGTTAAGAGGGAGTTGGACTTCGAATCCAACTTTCCCCCTTCAAAAGAGCTTAAATATTCAAAGTTCGGCGAAAGGCTTTCCCGCTAAAAGGGAGTCGATAATGGCTGCGGCTTCCTGCGCTTTTATGCGCTTCTGCTCGGTGGAATCCCTGTCCCTTATGGTGACGGTGCCATCCTTGAGGGAGTCGTAATCCACGGTTATGCACCAGGGAGTCCCGACCTCGTCCATGCGGGCGTATCTCTTCCCGATGGTCCCGGAGCCGTCGTAGTAAGCCTCCACCCTGTGGGTGTGGACCTTCTCATAGATTTCTTTGGCCATGGTGTCAAGACCGTCCTTCTCCATCAGCGGGAACACCCCGACTTTGATGGGTGCGACGGCTGGGACAAGCTTCAGGACTGTGTATCCGTCTTCGCCCTGGCAGAACGCGTGCTCGAGCAGGGAGTAGAAAATTCTGTCTAATCCGTGGGAAGGCTCGATCACATGGGGGATCACGCGTATCCCTGCGACTTTCTCCGTTCTCCTCACTATCTCGAAGTATTCCTCTCCGAGGACGATCTCTTCCCCGCCCACGCTGATGGTCAGCTTGCCGTCCTTCACATCGGAGGGCTGCATCTTCTCCATGGCGGCGGCGATGTCCTTCGCTTTGCCTTTGAAGGCGGGCCCGAGCGCCTTGTGCTTGGCGGCGACCTTCTCGACCTCCATCTCCTTGGGCTCGTCGAACCTCTTGAGGTGGGTGAGGTCCGCGCCTGAGAACTGGGCGTGCCTGGAGAGATCCCAAGATCCCCTGTCGGCGATGCCCACTATCTCCGTCCATCCGTAGGATAGGAGGGCTTCAGCATCCCAGCAATCGGCGGCGTAATGGGCCATCTCATCCTTCTCGTGCTCCCTGAATCTGAGCCTGGAAGGGTCGATCCCCAGCCCGGTGAGGAGCTGCTTGGTGGTGTATACGAAATAAGCGAGAACGCGGTTGGCGATGACGCCCTTCTCGACCGCTTCCTTGACGGTCATGGTGACCGGCTGAAGGGTCGTGTTGGGGATCAGATCGAGGGCCTCGTTCTCTATCTCGGAGAATCTGGCCCAATCCTTGTCATCGGGATCCACGAAGAGTTCGACCTCCATCTGGTTGAACTCCCTCATGCGGATCATGCCCTGGCGGGGCGCGATCTCGTTCCTGTAGCTCCTTCCGGTCTGGATCACGCCGAGCGGGAGCTTCTCCCTGTTGTATCTGTACAGATTGGGATAGTTGACGAATATGCCCTGGGCGGTCTCCGGCCTGAGATATCCGACGCGAGCGGAGCCGGGGCCGATGTTGGTCCTGAACATCAGGTTGAACTCTCCTACCGGGCCGAGGTCCCCTCCGCATGCCGGACACTTTATCCCGTGCTTGGCGAATGCCTCCTCCAGCTGCTTGGGGGTGAGGACGTCGGGATTGTCATAGAATCCCTTGACCATGTGGTCGGCCCTGTAGGGCGCGTTGCAATTCTGGCAGTAGGTGATGAGGTCGGCGAAATTCTCAACATGGCCCGATGCCGCGAGAACCTCGCGAGGGTTCACGGTCTCGGAATCGATCTCGACGAATCCTTCCCTGCCTTTGTAGATGGCCCTCCACATCTCCACAATGTTGTTCCTGAGGGCGCATCCGAGGGGCCCGTAATCGTACATGCCGGCTACCCCTCCGTAAAGCTCGAAGGAAGGCCAGATGAATCCCCTGCGTTTGCAGAGGGACATGAGATCGTTGCTGTTCGCGTCAGTCATCTAAATTACCTGTGATCACGCGCAGAACGTCGATGTCATATATCATTCCGACGAGTTCTTCCTTGTTGCCGCGAACCGGTATCTGCCCGAAATCGTAGTCGAGCATCATCTTGGCGATGTCCGCCCCATTCGTCTTCTTGTAGACGGTTATGGGATCTCTTACCATGTAATCGCTGACCTTCCTGTCATCGAAATACTTCTCGTCTACGGAATAGAAAAGCGGAAGGACGTTCCTGTATCCCGCGTAGTCTGAGCCGCTGGCGATGCCCATAGACTTGAGGGTTTCCGACTCTTTCATCTGGTCGGTGAACAGGTCGCGGTCTGTGAATATCCCGACGAGCTTTCCGTGGGCGTCCAGAACGGGAACCGCGGTGACGTCGCTGATCCTCATTGCCGCGATGGTGTACGCGAGAGGGCTCTCCTCGTAAGCGGTGACGCAAGTGGTCCTGATGAGCTTCTCCGCGACGATGTCCGTCTTTATCGACCTTGCCTGGCGGAGAAGATCCGTAGGGGTGACGATGCCGACGAGCTTGGAGTCCTTGATGACCGGGAGCCTGTGGAACCTGTTCTTGAGCAGGATCTCCGCGGCCTCCTCGATCGGACGGTCGTAGGAGATCGAAGTGATGTTCGTCTTCATTATGAGCGACAGCTGATCCTCTTTGGTGTCGCGGAAAACGTCTTTCCTGGAGACGATCCCCACCAGCTTCCCATCGTCCGCGCGGACAACCGGCAATCCGGTGAGCTTGTTCCTGACCATCAGGTTGATGGCGTCGTTGCGCGTTCCGGGGACTTCGGCGACGATCGGGGCCGGCGTCATTATGTCTGCGACGGTCTTTCCAAGCAATTCAATTCCCCGCTTCAGAAGCCCTGACCACTAGGACCGGACACGAAGAGGCCCTTACGACCCTTTCCGCCACGCTTCCCATGAGCAGCTTGGACATTCCTGTCCGTCCGAGGGTCCCCATGATTATGATGTCGTATTTGGATGACTCGTCCAGAATCACCTTCACCGGCGAGCCTTCCTTTATCGATATCTCCACCGGGACTCCGGCCTCGGCGGCGAGGTCCTTGACCACGTCGACAGCCTCTTTGCCTTCGGCCGCGAGAGCATCGTAAACGTTCCTGACGGCCGCGTCCATAGGCATATTGGAAATCATCGTCTGATCAAGCACATAAAGCGCCGTGATCTTTCCGCCGGTTTGCTTGGCGAAATCTACGGCTGCTCTGACGGCCGACTTTGTATATTCGCTTCCGTCAGTGGGAACGAGTATGTTCTTGAACTCCATGTAATCCACCTCTTTTTCTTGTCAAGGGAAAGCTTGGGGCGCCGACGCGGAATATGCTCTCCGCGGAAGGTTCGCCTTCGAACGGGACTGCCAAGCACTGTCCTTGGATTGCTTCGCTTATTCTTATATTCTGATTTAATAACTTGCTATTTAGCGATGAAAAAGTGCCGAAAACCGATGCGGAGTCCCCTCCTTGCTTCGCCATGGCCCTTACGAACAGATTGGCTTCGGCGGCCAAATCCGGGACTCTGAGCATACCGTTGTCCGTACCC is part of the Candidatus Methanomethylophilaceae archaeon genome and harbors:
- a CDS encoding CBS domain-containing protein, coding for MMTPAPIVAEVPGTRNDAINLMVRNKLTGLPVVRADDGKLVGIVSRKDVFRDTKEDQLSLIMKTNITSISYDRPIEEAAEILLKNRFHRLPVIKDSKLVGIVTPTDLLRQARSIKTDIVAEKLIRTTCVTAYEESPLAYTIAAMRISDVTAVPVLDAHGKLVGIFTDRDLFTDQMKESETLKSMGIASGSDYAGYRNVLPLFYSVDEKYFDDRKVSDYMVRDPITVYKKTNGADIAKMMLDYDFGQIPVRGNKEELVGMIYDIDVLRVITGNLDD
- a CDS encoding universal stress protein, with the translated sequence MEFKNILVPTDGSEYTKSAVRAAVDFAKQTGGKITALYVLDQTMISNMPMDAAVRNVYDALAAEGKEAVDVVKDLAAEAGVPVEISIKEGSPVKVILDESSKYDIIIMGTLGRTGMSKLLMGSVAERVVRASSCPVLVVRASEAGN